From Pseudovibrio sp. Tun.PSC04-5.I4, a single genomic window includes:
- a CDS encoding GntR family transcriptional regulator, with translation MREQAYANFSDLLLTMRIKPGQFLTQKELVSMTDMSLATVRELIPRLEADGLIKAIPQRGLQVTHIDMNLIKNAFELRLILEKRAIEHFAKHADDTQIDELLDEHLAILEQAKQEVTTSLIEQAQHADWHLHDAIITKLDNEIISNIYKVNAIKIRLIIADKSRIWPGNLERIFSEHLKILGALKRRDAEAAIAAMEEHILSAKQNAFSD, from the coding sequence ATGCGCGAACAGGCATACGCCAACTTTTCAGACCTCTTGTTGACTATGCGCATCAAGCCTGGACAATTTCTGACGCAAAAAGAACTTGTCTCCATGACCGATATGTCTCTGGCAACAGTGCGTGAGCTCATTCCACGTCTGGAGGCTGATGGCCTGATAAAGGCAATTCCTCAACGCGGTCTGCAAGTTACCCATATCGATATGAACTTGATAAAAAACGCATTTGAGCTGCGACTCATTCTTGAGAAGCGAGCTATTGAACATTTTGCAAAGCACGCAGACGACACACAAATAGACGAACTACTGGATGAGCATCTGGCTATCCTAGAGCAGGCCAAACAAGAGGTGACGACTTCACTGATAGAGCAAGCTCAACATGCTGATTGGCATCTACATGATGCAATTATCACCAAACTTGATAACGAGATTATCTCAAATATATACAAAGTAAACGCGATCAAAATTAGATTGATAATTGCAGATAAATCACGAATATGGCCCGGTAATCTTGAGCGTATTTTTTCTGAACACCTCAAAATATTAGGCGCCCTAAAACGCAGGGATGCTGAAGCCGCAATTGCCGCGATGGAAGAACACATTCTCAGCGCCAAACAAAACGCATTCTCCGATTAA
- a CDS encoding TRAP transporter small permease subunit, protein MAVVLMIAMFTFFLLQIFFRYILNDPLSWTSEACTLTYVWVVFWGGAFLLKPQDHVAFTMVHDAAPPHVKRILTVLFCLGIGGMFVVGLPQIWDYITFMQIDRTPILRIRFDFAYAIFIPFALAVVIRCVGDIVSAMRIEKTTD, encoded by the coding sequence ATGGCGGTCGTTCTTATGATCGCCATGTTCACCTTCTTCCTGTTGCAGATCTTTTTCCGTTACATCCTCAATGATCCACTTTCCTGGACTTCAGAGGCCTGCACGCTGACGTATGTCTGGGTTGTCTTCTGGGGTGGGGCGTTTTTGCTCAAACCTCAAGATCACGTTGCATTTACAATGGTGCACGATGCTGCGCCGCCACATGTAAAACGGATTCTAACAGTGCTGTTTTGCTTGGGCATTGGTGGCATGTTTGTGGTGGGGCTACCGCAGATCTGGGATTATATTACTTTCATGCAGATCGACAGAACACCAATCTTGCGTATTCGGTTTGATTTTGCCTATGCAATCTTTATCCCCTTTGCGCTTGCTGTCGTTATTCGTTGCGTTGGAGATATCGTTTCTGCCATGCGCATTGAGAAAACGACAGACTAA
- a CDS encoding TRAP transporter large permease, producing MSFAFIASITSLFGAALIGAPIALGIFAASITYLLLSGQDMGLVAEQSLNGLFNSFVLLAVPLFIIAANIMNASAVTDRLLEFCIALVGRFRGGLAQVNVIASLIFSGMSGSAIADAAGIGHIIIRMMTKEGRYPRGFAAAVTAASSVIGPIIPPSIPMIMYALVSDTSIGYLFLGGIIPGLTMAVFLMAYNFYAARKRNFPRDEVVPLNKIPGVTVRAFPALMLPVILLSGIYGGATTPTEAAAVAAAYALILAVFFYRSLGLKALYISILEAARSTSIIGLIIAAALILNYLVASENIPNLVADKLSGWDTSPLVFMLAIMALFMLLGCLFDATTLLLIVVPLFLPTARSLGIDLVYFGVVITLNIMIGLITPPYGVLLFVINGITGIPLREIIREIWAFLFVLICALMVLVLMPDLILFLPKMFGYLPQ from the coding sequence ATGAGTTTCGCGTTTATCGCTTCAATCACGAGTCTGTTTGGAGCCGCTTTGATTGGTGCTCCTATTGCTTTGGGCATCTTCGCGGCATCCATCACCTACTTGCTATTGAGCGGTCAGGATATGGGACTCGTGGCGGAACAAAGCCTGAATGGCTTGTTCAATTCCTTCGTGTTGCTCGCTGTCCCGCTCTTTATAATTGCCGCGAACATCATGAACGCGAGTGCCGTCACTGACCGTCTTTTGGAATTTTGCATCGCTCTTGTTGGCCGATTCCGTGGGGGGTTGGCGCAGGTGAACGTTATTGCCAGTCTGATTTTTTCTGGTATGTCCGGCTCTGCAATCGCAGATGCTGCCGGAATTGGACACATCATCATTCGCATGATGACTAAGGAGGGGCGTTATCCTCGCGGCTTTGCAGCTGCTGTCACTGCTGCCTCAAGCGTCATTGGGCCAATCATCCCGCCGTCTATCCCTATGATTATGTACGCTTTGGTTTCAGATACATCCATCGGATATCTGTTCCTTGGCGGTATTATACCCGGGCTTACAATGGCTGTTTTCCTGATGGCCTATAATTTTTACGCGGCTCGCAAGCGGAACTTCCCGCGTGATGAGGTTGTTCCTCTCAACAAGATCCCCGGCGTTACAGTTCGTGCGTTTCCAGCCCTGATGCTTCCGGTCATTCTACTTTCAGGGATTTATGGAGGAGCGACGACACCAACTGAAGCTGCCGCAGTTGCAGCCGCCTATGCGCTTATTCTGGCGGTATTTTTCTACCGCTCATTGGGTTTGAAAGCGCTTTACATCTCAATCCTGGAAGCAGCGCGGTCTACGTCTATCATCGGGCTTATAATTGCTGCTGCACTGATCCTGAATTATCTGGTGGCCAGTGAGAATATCCCGAATCTTGTCGCCGATAAGTTGTCAGGTTGGGACACATCTCCCCTGGTGTTTATGCTAGCGATTATGGCCTTGTTCATGCTGCTGGGGTGTTTGTTTGATGCAACAACACTGCTTCTAATTGTTGTTCCGTTGTTCTTGCCCACTGCACGGTCTTTAGGGATTGATCTAGTGTACTTCGGTGTCGTTATTACACTCAATATTATGATTGGGTTGATTACACCGCCTTACGGGGTTCTGTTATTTGTCATCAACGGCATCACGGGTATACCCCTGCGGGAAATCATTCGTGAGATTTGGGCGTTCCTATTTGTGCTCATATGCGCCTTGATGGTTCTGGTTCTTATGCCTGATCTCATTTTGTTTCTGCCCAAAATGTTTGGTTATCTGCCTCAGTAA
- a CDS encoding GNAT family N-acetyltransferase has protein sequence MITYEIRSARSKDISQIGAVGLASWKRGIGPHVPSVAHDTMSEASYTDFASESLDQIIVAVEGDHLLGFAATEHADNFITDLWIDPTSESKGLGSALCGEAERRIAARGYNTAEISVLIQNERAAGLYQHMGYEELRRETKFDEDLQCEISYIRLRKHLPFHVEEIA, from the coding sequence ATGATAACCTATGAAATTCGGAGTGCGCGTTCAAAAGATATCTCTCAAATCGGGGCTGTCGGTCTGGCCTCTTGGAAACGGGGGATCGGGCCACACGTGCCCTCGGTTGCCCACGACACCATGAGTGAAGCGTCCTATACGGATTTCGCAAGTGAAAGTCTGGATCAGATCATCGTTGCAGTAGAAGGAGATCACCTTCTCGGCTTTGCCGCGACAGAGCACGCAGACAATTTCATCACTGACCTTTGGATTGACCCAACCAGCGAAAGCAAAGGGTTGGGCTCAGCTCTTTGCGGGGAAGCAGAACGACGCATCGCAGCGCGGGGCTACAACACAGCTGAAATTTCTGTGCTCATTCAAAACGAGCGAGCCGCCGGGCTTTACCAGCATATGGGCTACGAAGAACTGCGCCGCGAAACTAAGTTCGACGAAGATTTGCAATGCGAAATCAGCTACATCCGCCTGCGCAAACATCTACCGTTCCACGTAGAGGAAATTGCCTGA
- the ugpC gene encoding sn-glycerol-3-phosphate ABC transporter ATP-binding protein UgpC, which translates to MTAVVLRDLKKSYGDTQVIHGVDLEIEEGEFVVFVGPSGCGKSTLLRSIAGLETTNAGTIHIDNEDVTKVDPSQRGIAMVFQSYALYPHMTVAENMGFGLKMTGHSKAQVAERVGEAARILQLGPFMERHPKALSGGQRQRVAIGRAIVRNPKVFLFDEPLSNLDAELRVQMRIELAKLHKEVKATMIYVTHDQVEAMTLADKIVVLEDGYIRQYGRPLDLYDDPANQFVAGFIGSPKMNFLSGKAVGSSPAGLEISVAGFDDGTLVVPGISEPVVEGALVTVGIRPEHFVVGQAGAGIRAEARVTLVENLGETSYAYCDLPDGTQVIAESRGDRLDQRTEVLTLTLPASRVLLFKPDGERLR; encoded by the coding sequence ATGACCGCAGTTGTGTTGCGTGATCTAAAAAAGAGTTATGGCGACACGCAGGTGATCCATGGCGTGGACCTTGAAATTGAAGAGGGCGAGTTTGTTGTTTTCGTGGGCCCATCCGGCTGTGGCAAGTCTACTCTTTTGCGCAGTATTGCCGGTTTGGAGACCACCAATGCTGGAACCATTCACATTGACAATGAGGATGTGACCAAGGTTGACCCGTCTCAGCGCGGCATTGCCATGGTGTTTCAAAGCTATGCACTTTACCCGCATATGACGGTCGCCGAGAATATGGGCTTTGGCTTGAAGATGACGGGTCATTCCAAAGCACAAGTCGCGGAGCGTGTGGGGGAAGCTGCGCGTATTCTTCAGCTTGGGCCGTTTATGGAGCGTCATCCGAAGGCACTATCGGGTGGTCAACGCCAACGTGTTGCCATTGGCCGCGCGATTGTTCGCAACCCCAAAGTCTTCCTGTTTGATGAGCCGCTCTCCAACCTTGATGCAGAGCTGCGCGTGCAGATGCGTATTGAGCTTGCCAAGCTGCACAAGGAAGTCAAAGCAACCATGATCTACGTGACCCATGATCAGGTGGAAGCCATGACACTGGCGGACAAGATTGTGGTGCTGGAAGACGGATACATTCGCCAATACGGAAGGCCGCTGGACCTTTACGATGATCCTGCAAACCAGTTTGTGGCGGGCTTCATCGGCTCTCCCAAGATGAACTTCCTGAGTGGCAAGGCGGTTGGTTCCTCCCCAGCCGGTCTAGAGATTTCCGTTGCCGGATTTGATGACGGGACACTCGTTGTGCCGGGTATTTCCGAGCCTGTTGTTGAAGGGGCGTTGGTCACAGTCGGTATTCGCCCAGAGCACTTTGTCGTGGGTCAGGCTGGCGCGGGGATCCGTGCGGAGGCGCGTGTTACTCTTGTCGAGAACCTTGGGGAAACCAGTTACGCCTATTGCGACCTGCCAGATGGCACGCAAGTGATTGCGGAAAGTCGCGGCGACCGGTTGGATCAACGCACCGAGGTGCTAACGCTTACATTGCCAGCGTCTCGTGTATTGTTGTTCAAGCCAGATGGAGAGCGCCTGCGCTAA
- a CDS encoding dihydrodipicolinate synthase family protein, producing the protein MLRTILYEKEEKREMSIGIYGVSAALVTPFDLGGEVDVKLMLQHAKMLLSNGCSGLCLFGTTGEGPSLSQDDRAKSISTLIDGGVDAKQLTIGVVQNSAAVALEQIRAAIDLGCSTFLLAPPHYFGGIPDEGFHLWFRAVLSPLAGQNLRIILYHIPQLTGAMITPALAEQLHNEFPELVYGIKDSCGDWEQAEAFLNLKDRLAILIGDERFLAKAVRLGSEGCISGLANVKSQELADLVNTGKDNKKISDIVDTIVSMPVTPAVKALCAHHYQDNHWKSVRAPLLPLDKENEQILIGQYKAIFG; encoded by the coding sequence ATGTTACGAACAATCCTGTATGAAAAAGAAGAGAAACGCGAAATGAGCATCGGTATATATGGAGTATCGGCCGCACTGGTAACTCCATTTGACTTAGGCGGCGAAGTTGACGTTAAATTGATGTTACAGCACGCAAAAATGCTTCTGTCCAATGGGTGCTCTGGCCTTTGTCTATTCGGTACCACAGGAGAAGGCCCAAGCCTGTCGCAAGATGATCGTGCTAAATCTATTTCCACACTCATTGACGGTGGTGTCGATGCGAAGCAACTCACAATCGGAGTGGTTCAGAACAGTGCAGCAGTAGCACTGGAACAGATTCGGGCCGCCATCGATCTTGGTTGCAGCACGTTCTTACTCGCCCCACCTCATTATTTTGGCGGAATACCTGATGAAGGATTTCATCTTTGGTTCAGGGCTGTTCTTTCTCCGCTCGCAGGCCAAAACCTTCGCATCATTCTCTACCATATTCCGCAGTTGACCGGAGCGATGATTACACCTGCGCTTGCAGAGCAACTGCACAACGAATTTCCGGAACTTGTTTATGGGATCAAGGACTCCTGCGGAGATTGGGAACAGGCTGAAGCCTTCCTAAATTTGAAAGACAGGCTGGCTATCCTTATTGGGGATGAGCGTTTTCTTGCAAAAGCTGTTCGTCTCGGCTCGGAAGGCTGCATCAGCGGCTTGGCTAATGTCAAAAGCCAAGAGTTGGCAGACTTGGTCAATACAGGCAAAGACAATAAAAAAATCTCGGATATTGTCGACACCATCGTCTCCATGCCTGTGACACCTGCGGTAAAAGCACTTTGTGCCCATCACTATCAAGATAATCACTGGAAAAGTGTCCGCGCACCTCTTCTTCCGCTAGATAAAGAGAATGAGCAAATACTAATAGGGCAGTACAAAGCGATATTCGGATAG
- a CDS encoding AMP-binding protein, translating into MNPAEWLARAAKITPQAPALLHGTHVIANYAEFGQRSASIAAGLQRSFGITKGDRVALFMKNRTEYLEASYGIWWSGAAAVPINAKLHAKEAAWIIENSGASVVFVSDDVGDDLRAEINSSKTKVISVDQPEYAKMYEVDPLANPVPIEAQDMVWLFYTSGTTGRPKGVMMSSQNIQSMMLGYYAGVGTPTNKDASLYAAPMSHGAGIYSFMHVVAGGRHVCPISGGFDAAEILEIAPKIGNIAMFAAPTMVRRLVDVAKETGATGEGLDTIIYAGGPMYFADIVEAVDVMGPRFAQIYGQGECPMAITVLSREQVCDRKHARWEERLKSVGVAQVASCVRVVDEGMKDLPTGEIGEIVVFGSAVMRGYWNNAEATASTVLDGWLKTGDMGALDADGFLTMHDRSKDMIISGGSNIYPREVEEILLMHPAVSEAAVVGRFHEEWGEEVIAIISPEKGKTVDVAELDKLCIDNIARFKRPKDYLIMEQLPKNNYGKIMKRDLRDMLKNSGKVK; encoded by the coding sequence ATGAATCCGGCTGAGTGGTTGGCAAGAGCTGCAAAAATAACACCGCAGGCACCTGCATTACTTCATGGCACACATGTCATTGCCAATTATGCTGAATTTGGGCAGCGGTCCGCGTCCATTGCAGCTGGTTTGCAACGCAGTTTTGGCATCACGAAAGGGGATCGTGTTGCACTCTTCATGAAGAACCGGACGGAATATCTGGAGGCCAGTTATGGCATCTGGTGGTCTGGTGCTGCTGCTGTGCCAATCAACGCCAAGCTCCACGCCAAGGAAGCGGCGTGGATCATCGAGAACTCAGGCGCATCTGTTGTGTTTGTCTCAGATGATGTGGGCGATGACCTGCGCGCTGAAATAAACTCCTCAAAAACCAAAGTGATTTCCGTCGATCAGCCTGAATACGCGAAGATGTACGAGGTTGATCCTCTGGCAAATCCTGTTCCGATTGAGGCGCAGGATATGGTCTGGCTGTTCTATACGTCCGGCACAACAGGTCGCCCCAAAGGGGTGATGATGTCCTCGCAAAATATCCAAAGCATGATGCTGGGCTATTACGCTGGAGTTGGCACGCCCACAAACAAAGATGCATCGCTCTACGCAGCCCCCATGTCACATGGGGCGGGCATCTACAGCTTCATGCATGTGGTGGCTGGTGGTCGTCATGTCTGCCCGATCTCTGGTGGGTTTGATGCCGCAGAGATTTTGGAGATCGCCCCGAAAATCGGCAATATCGCCATGTTTGCAGCACCTACCATGGTGCGCAGACTGGTGGATGTGGCAAAGGAAACCGGTGCTACGGGTGAGGGGCTGGACACAATCATCTACGCAGGCGGACCGATGTACTTTGCCGATATCGTCGAGGCCGTTGATGTCATGGGGCCGCGGTTTGCGCAGATTTACGGGCAGGGTGAATGCCCAATGGCGATCACGGTGCTGAGCCGGGAACAAGTCTGCGATAGAAAACATGCCCGTTGGGAAGAAAGATTGAAATCAGTTGGGGTAGCTCAAGTCGCGTCCTGCGTGCGCGTGGTAGATGAGGGCATGAAAGATCTGCCAACCGGAGAGATCGGAGAGATTGTCGTATTTGGGTCTGCTGTCATGCGGGGCTACTGGAACAACGCGGAAGCAACCGCGTCCACAGTCCTTGATGGGTGGCTCAAGACAGGCGACATGGGCGCGTTGGATGCCGATGGTTTCCTCACAATGCACGACCGCTCCAAGGATATGATCATCTCGGGTGGCTCCAATATTTACCCGCGTGAAGTGGAAGAAATTCTGCTGATGCATCCAGCTGTTTCCGAAGCCGCCGTTGTTGGTCGGTTTCATGAAGAATGGGGAGAAGAGGTTATTGCAATCATCTCTCCAGAAAAAGGAAAGACCGTTGATGTTGCAGAGCTGGACAAGCTTTGCATAGACAATATCGCCCGTTTCAAGCGCCCGAAAGATTACCTGATCATGGAACAATTGCCCAAGAATAACTACGGCAAGATCATGAAGCGAGATCTGCGGGACATGCTGAAAAATTCAGGTAAGGTGAAATAG
- a CDS encoding extracellular solute-binding protein: protein MITSSAYAAGDLVINLDQTDPAPKKAFEDIVAGFSKENPDVNVIVNTMHKEGYKTSIRNFLTADAPDLATWYAGNRMAPFVNAGLFEDVSDVWEENGLNEQLKSAAASMTIDGKKWGVPYTYYQWGIYYRKDIFAEKGIEVPTSWDELVAASAKLKAAGIDPFTIGTKALWPTGGWFDYMNLRVNGYEFHMDLTSGKVPYTDPRVKATFDKWAEIVKPGYYNANHAALDWQEAVPALVQGKAAMYLMGNFAVDVFKNGGLKEEQIGFMQFPEITPGIPMAEDAPTDTIHIPAKAKNKEDAKKFLAYMARADVQTAINVTLGQLPVNSGAERPEKRILQQGFDMLSGAYALAQFYDRDAPAAMAKAGMEGFQEFMVKPERVDAILQRLEKIRTRVYK, encoded by the coding sequence ATGATTACAAGTTCAGCGTATGCAGCAGGAGATCTGGTTATCAATCTTGACCAGACTGATCCGGCTCCAAAAAAAGCATTTGAAGACATCGTCGCAGGCTTCTCCAAGGAGAACCCGGATGTGAACGTCATCGTCAACACGATGCACAAAGAAGGCTACAAAACGTCCATTCGTAACTTCCTCACAGCAGATGCTCCAGATCTGGCAACATGGTACGCGGGCAACCGCATGGCACCATTCGTCAACGCTGGCCTGTTTGAGGATGTCTCCGATGTGTGGGAAGAAAATGGCCTCAACGAACAGTTGAAGTCAGCAGCTGCGTCGATGACCATTGATGGCAAAAAATGGGGTGTTCCCTACACGTACTACCAGTGGGGCATCTATTACCGCAAAGACATCTTCGCGGAAAAGGGCATCGAAGTTCCAACAAGCTGGGATGAGCTGGTTGCAGCATCTGCGAAGCTGAAAGCTGCTGGTATTGACCCGTTCACAATCGGCACAAAAGCTCTTTGGCCAACAGGTGGCTGGTTCGATTACATGAACCTGCGCGTCAATGGCTACGAGTTCCACATGGACCTCACATCCGGCAAAGTGCCTTACACTGACCCGCGTGTGAAAGCGACCTTCGACAAATGGGCCGAAATCGTTAAGCCGGGCTACTACAACGCAAACCATGCAGCTCTGGACTGGCAAGAAGCTGTGCCAGCACTCGTGCAGGGCAAAGCGGCCATGTATCTCATGGGTAACTTCGCCGTGGACGTGTTCAAAAACGGCGGCCTGAAGGAAGAGCAGATCGGCTTCATGCAGTTCCCGGAAATTACACCGGGCATTCCAATGGCTGAAGATGCACCGACGGATACTATTCACATTCCTGCAAAAGCCAAAAACAAAGAGGACGCGAAGAAGTTCCTTGCGTACATGGCGCGCGCAGATGTGCAAACAGCAATCAACGTAACACTTGGTCAGCTGCCAGTGAACTCAGGGGCCGAACGTCCTGAAAAACGCATCTTGCAGCAGGGCTTTGACATGTTGTCCGGTGCTTACGCTCTGGCGCAGTTCTATGACCGTGATGCTCCCGCTGCAATGGCGAAAGCAGGCATGGAAGGCTTCCAGGAATTCATGGTGAAGCCAGAACGTGTTGACGCAATTTTGCAGCGTCTCGAAAAAATCCGAACCCGCGTTTACAAGTAG
- a CDS encoding sialic acid TRAP transporter substrate-binding protein SiaP: protein MFVLTKRQVIGALMSATVLMSMPAMANDAIKLRISSPAVESDWHAKMLTVFKEELEKTAPGEFNVEIHLNASLFKQGTEPIAMQRGNLDMAMMSAQDIAKQIPEWSAFTAGYLIRDPDHQQKVFRSDLGKKFYDMVAAKMKIQILDVAYLGTRQLNLRSDMKVSTPEDLNGVKLRMPGSDAWQFLGKALGANPTPMAFGEVYTGLQTGAVDGQDNPLPTVKAAKFYEVTKQIVKTGHLVDGIFLSMAKKKFDSLSAEQQEKVISAVKAASAYNNENRIADEANLEAFFEGKGLTVSTPDVAAFRARVQKMYLESDFAKSWPEGIVEQVNAIK from the coding sequence ATGTTTGTTCTCACGAAACGTCAAGTTATTGGCGCTCTTATGAGCGCTACTGTGTTGATGTCTATGCCAGCAATGGCGAATGATGCCATTAAACTTCGCATTTCTTCACCAGCTGTTGAAAGCGATTGGCACGCCAAAATGCTAACAGTGTTCAAGGAAGAACTTGAAAAGACGGCTCCGGGTGAATTTAACGTTGAGATTCATCTCAATGCTTCCTTGTTTAAGCAAGGCACAGAGCCAATAGCTATGCAACGTGGTAACCTTGATATGGCGATGATGTCAGCTCAGGATATTGCAAAGCAGATTCCAGAATGGTCTGCGTTCACAGCTGGTTATCTCATTCGCGATCCTGATCATCAGCAGAAAGTTTTCCGCTCTGATCTTGGCAAGAAGTTTTACGACATGGTTGCTGCCAAGATGAAGATCCAGATTCTGGATGTTGCCTATCTTGGTACCCGCCAACTTAACTTGCGCAGCGATATGAAGGTAAGCACTCCTGAAGATCTTAACGGCGTGAAGTTACGTATGCCGGGCTCAGATGCATGGCAGTTCCTTGGTAAGGCCCTTGGCGCAAACCCAACCCCTATGGCTTTTGGTGAAGTCTACACTGGGTTGCAGACAGGGGCTGTCGATGGACAAGACAATCCGCTGCCAACTGTTAAGGCTGCAAAATTCTACGAAGTCACAAAACAGATTGTAAAAACCGGGCATCTTGTCGATGGTATTTTCCTGTCTATGGCGAAGAAGAAGTTTGACAGCTTGAGCGCTGAACAACAGGAAAAAGTGATTTCAGCGGTGAAAGCAGCATCGGCTTACAATAACGAAAACCGTATTGCTGATGAAGCAAATCTTGAAGCGTTTTTCGAAGGTAAAGGCCTGACTGTATCTACACCAGACGTTGCTGCCTTCCGCGCACGAGTTCAGAAAATGTATCTGGAAAGCGATTTTGCGAAGAGCTGGCCAGAAGGCATTGTCGAGCAGGTTAACGCAATTAAGTGA
- a CDS encoding sugar ABC transporter permease — MSEQTLAPVSSGNSQKFSGGPATTGASKTRSSTWIANQRKFAPWLFLAPGVLMFTIYVIAPIGQSLWISLYEWDGMGAKTFIGIQNYIELVDDEAFYTALYNNVLWLVLYMLAVPAGLMIAIFLNQTVTGIRIYKSLFFFPFVISQIVVGLIFSWFYAPNFGLFTKLLEFIGIEGVAILADERFVTYGIIVAGLWPQIAYCMILYLTGLNNVSPDQIEAARLDGAKGWKMLWYVIIPQLRPATFIAVVVTIIGALRSFDLVSIMTSGGPYGSSRVLSYYMYEQALSEYGFRMGYGASIAVVLFAIMMVFITLFIVRMLKDEKGGY, encoded by the coding sequence ATGAGCGAGCAGACCTTGGCTCCTGTATCTTCCGGAAACTCACAAAAGTTTTCTGGAGGACCTGCGACTACAGGCGCCAGCAAAACCAGATCATCGACGTGGATTGCCAATCAGCGCAAATTTGCACCCTGGCTGTTTTTAGCGCCGGGAGTTTTGATGTTTACGATCTATGTGATTGCGCCAATTGGCCAGTCACTCTGGATCAGCCTGTATGAATGGGATGGCATGGGTGCCAAAACCTTCATCGGCATTCAAAACTATATCGAGCTTGTAGACGATGAGGCGTTTTACACCGCGCTGTATAACAATGTTCTTTGGCTGGTGCTTTACATGCTGGCAGTGCCCGCTGGCTTGATGATTGCGATTTTCCTCAATCAAACAGTCACCGGCATTCGCATTTATAAATCACTTTTCTTTTTCCCATTTGTCATCAGCCAGATCGTTGTTGGTCTGATTTTCTCATGGTTTTATGCCCCAAACTTCGGCCTGTTTACCAAACTGCTGGAGTTCATTGGCATTGAAGGCGTTGCTATTCTGGCGGATGAAAGGTTTGTCACCTATGGCATCATCGTTGCTGGCTTATGGCCGCAAATCGCCTATTGCATGATCCTGTATCTCACAGGCCTCAATAACGTCTCTCCCGACCAGATCGAAGCGGCACGACTTGACGGTGCCAAAGGCTGGAAGATGCTGTGGTACGTCATCATTCCGCAGTTGCGCCCGGCCACATTCATTGCTGTTGTCGTCACCATTATCGGCGCGCTCCGCTCGTTCGATCTGGTGTCGATCATGACCAGTGGCGGCCCTTACGGGTCCAGCCGCGTGCTTTCCTATTACATGTACGAGCAAGCGTTGTCTGAGTACGGCTTCCGCATGGGCTACGGTGCGTCCATTGCTGTTGTCCTCTTTGCCATCATGATGGTGTTCATCACACTGTTCATTGTGCGTATGCTCAAAGACGAGAAGGGGGGCTACTAA
- a CDS encoding IclR family transcriptional regulator, with amino-acid sequence MGEKPQGVAEETEIDLTSPISKALAVLDAVALAESPPRFVELLNTLPLSRATLHRQLKQLVKEGMLVHDEAHQTYSIGMRVLRLAHSAWSKASLASVACDALDQLSAKIPETIHLAILDNNQVLYVDKRLPPRSIAMFSSPGKIGPAYCTGVGKAMLSALPEARLVEAIKAQSFQRHTTKTLVNEQMLREELVRIRERGCAFDDEEHEDTIICISLAILNKRGEPIGALSVTSTTYVTSLDKMVDQFLPDMRIAVRDIAETAQVAMGH; translated from the coding sequence ATGGGAGAGAAACCCCAAGGAGTTGCTGAGGAAACAGAGATCGACCTCACCAGCCCAATTTCTAAAGCCCTTGCAGTCCTGGATGCAGTTGCCCTTGCCGAATCGCCACCAAGATTTGTGGAGCTGCTGAACACGCTTCCGCTTTCTCGTGCCACACTGCACCGGCAACTAAAGCAGCTGGTGAAGGAGGGTATGCTGGTGCATGACGAGGCTCACCAGACCTACAGCATCGGCATGCGGGTGTTGCGGCTTGCGCATTCTGCGTGGAGCAAAGCAAGCCTTGCCAGCGTCGCCTGTGATGCATTGGACCAGTTGAGCGCAAAGATCCCGGAGACGATCCATCTTGCGATCCTGGACAATAATCAGGTGCTTTACGTCGATAAGCGCTTACCACCGCGCAGCATTGCCATGTTCTCCAGTCCGGGCAAGATTGGCCCTGCGTATTGCACGGGTGTTGGCAAGGCCATGCTCTCAGCTTTGCCAGAGGCACGGCTGGTTGAAGCGATCAAGGCACAGTCGTTCCAGCGGCACACGACCAAGACGCTGGTCAACGAGCAAATGCTGCGTGAGGAGCTTGTGCGCATTCGTGAGCGCGGTTGTGCGTTTGATGATGAGGAGCACGAAGACACCATCATCTGCATTTCGCTGGCGATCCTGAACAAGCGCGGCGAGCCGATTGGTGCGCTTTCTGTGACCAGCACCACCTATGTGACATCGCTGGATAAGATGGTGGACCAGTTTTTGCCGGACATGCGCATTGCGGTGCGTGATATTGCCGAGACCGCTCAGGTTGCTATGGGGCATTAG